Proteins found in one Anopheles aquasalis chromosome 3, idAnoAquaMG_Q_19, whole genome shotgun sequence genomic segment:
- the LOC126576906 gene encoding uncharacterized protein LOC126576906 encodes MDPRNCCQMPLLLPQPVVQLCMKRPIPPLLPEEVDPLPYNCLAECSLNVTRILMMKQFRVEQARKVLLARVGNDPAWTEVIERAVARCYKQQILNSFYLQDVAQNRISSQCVPSSAAFMGCVFAIMYRRMLLPLFP; translated from the exons ATGGATCCCCGGAATTGTTGTCAgatgccactgctgctaccgcaaCCTGTTGTCCAGCTGTGCATGAAGCGCCCAATACCTCCTTTGTTGCCCGAAGAAGTTGACCCATTGCCTTACAAT TGTCTGGCCGAATGTTCCCTCAATGTCACCCGTATCCTGATGATGAAACAGTTTCGTGTTGAACAGGCCCGTAAAGTATTACTGGCACGTGTTGGCAATGATCCGGCCTGGACGGAAGTCATCGAACGTGCTGTGGCCAGGTGTTACAAACAACAGATT CTGAATTCATTCTATTTACAAGATGTGGCTCAGAACAGAATCTCCTCCCAGTGCGTTCCATCGTCTGCCGCATTCATGGGATGCGTATTTGCCATAATGTACCGG CGTATGCTTTTGCCACTGTTTCCGTAG
- the LOC126574612 gene encoding beta-1,3-glucan-binding protein 2, giving the protein MKQLWWLMALLVVQAGAYTIPPVRFEYLTPRGFRASIPDAPGLQMFAFHARINKPFERFEEGDYAEDIMGPSMEQPDQWVFDTTKALLTPGSIIYYWVYVQYDNAGYWLSGQKHTVNKPKATVRSTSTTTTSTTTSTTTTTTTTTPKPTTTTPAAPPCGQTATTVNGGQPSCAGALIFEDTFDQNSLGTKWRHEIRIPLDTESAEFLSYQDHPENSYIAGGRLFIVPTLVTMSPDYTDERIRTGELSLQGCTSPTNNPYECQRKAERATILPPVMSAKLSTKNYFRFRYGRVEIRAKLPKGDWIFPQLLLQPFENYYGYADMASGQMRIAHILANRILERVTDGKQIDGHRLRGGVLITNQATLRGELLRSNSADEHFGDAFHVYGLIWTPDQIAVTVDGFQYGTIKTNLRQFAHQRNLTQANLWNVERPMAPFDREFYLSLGVGVGGVKDFPDESVTGPSRVAKPWRNTSPKAEYLFYQNRNTWYRTWTEPELTVDYVRVYAL; this is encoded by the exons atgaagcaattgTGGTGGCTAATGGCGCTACTGGTGGTACAGGCCGGGGCGTACACAATTCCACCCGTTCGCTTTGAGTACCTAACGCCGCGTGGCTTCCGGGCCAGCATACCGG ACGCTCCGGGGTTACAGATGTTTGCGTTCCATGCACGAATCAACAAACCGTTTGAGCGCTTTGAGGAAGGTGATTACGCCGAGGACATCATGGGTCCGAGCATGGAACAACCGGACCAGTGGGTGTTCGATACAACCAAAGCGCTGCTCACTCCAGGTAGCATCATCTACTATTGGGTGTACGTTCAGTACGATAATGCCGGTTACTGGCTGTCCGGCCAGAAGCACACGGTTAACAAACCCAAAGCGACCGtacgaagcaccagcaccaccacgacctcTACCACTAcctcaaccacaacaacaacaacgacgacgacgccgaaaccgacgacgacgactcctgCGGCGCCTCCCTGTGGTCAAACGGCCACAACCGTcaacggtggccaaccgaGCTGTGCCGGTGCGCTGATCTTCGAGGATACATTCGACCAGAACAGTTTGGGCACGAAATGGCGCCACGAAATTCGTATCCCACTCGATACGGAG TCAGCTGAGTTCCTGTCCTATCAGGACCACCCCGAGAACAGTTACATCGCGGGCGGTCGTCTCTTCATCGTTCCGACGCTGGTCACCATGAGCCCAGATTACACCGACGAACGTATACGGACCGGCGAACTATCACTGCAGGG CTGTACCTCACCGACCAACAATCCGTACGAGTGCCAGCGCAAGGCCGAGCGTGCCACCATTCTACCGCCCGTGATGTCGGCCAAATTGAGCACCAAAAACtacttccgcttccggtacGGGCGTGTCGAAATACGGGCAAAGTTGCCCAAGGGCGATTGGATATTTCCAC AGTTATTGCTGCAACCGTTCGAAAACTACTACGGTTATGCCGATATGGCCTCGGGACAGATGAGGATAGCGCACATTCTTGCCAACCGCATATTGGAGAGGGTAACGGATGGGAAGCAGATCGATGGTCACCGGTTGCGGGGTGGAGTACTCATCACTAATCAGGCCACCCTGAGGGGCGAGCTATTGCGCTCCAACTCGGCCGACGAGCACTTTGGCGATGCGTTCCATGTTTACGGGCTCATTTGGACACCGGACCAGATAGCGGTCACCGTCGATGGTTTCCAGTACGGTACGATCAAAACGAACCTCCGGCAATTCGCCCACCAGCGCAACCTCACACAAGCCAATCTGTGGAACGTGGAACGTCCGATGGCACCGTTTGATCGTGAG TTCTATTTGTCGTTGGGAGTAGGTGTTGGCGGTGTCAAGGATTTCCCCGATGAATCCGTTACGGGACCGTCACGAGTAGCGAAACCGTGGCGAAATACTAGCCCGAAGGCAGAATACCTTTTCTATCAGAACCGTAACACCTGGTACCGTACCTGGACCGAGCCGGAACTAACGGTAGACTATGTGCGTGTTTACGCCCTATAG